A region from the Salicibibacter cibarius genome encodes:
- a CDS encoding phospholipase D-like domain-containing protein: MFTTILLIIIALLLLIAIWFIIDFRLGRKRHQQLASTVKIYPLRHSETELIKDGRRFFQRLFADIEQAQNHVHMSVFIIKEPGIGTQLLALLERKARDGITVKLLVDRFGSRLAHATISRLKGSGISFAYAHKPKFPFIFYSGNRRYHRKITVVDGNIGYLGGFNVGDEYVGKDKLGYWRDYHVRMEKEGVADLQEIFLDDWAEAGGAPPADLMPSNGGQGPEPLQLLASEGLGYADHLIDWFDSAKNYAMIASPYYVPGKQIQDAVVNMAKRGVNVDILLPQKKDHPLVKDAAYAYFRDLLQAGCNIHEYTAGFFHGKAIIIDGKFANIGSAKFDKRSFFLNDELDLFFHEHGTMIREAEAAVKKDMQTAKSVTLQDVENRTGFENLKTKVATWISELL; this comes from the coding sequence ATGTTCACGACGATTCTCCTTATAATAATCGCGCTTCTTTTGCTTATCGCGATTTGGTTCATCATTGATTTTCGTCTTGGCCGCAAGCGCCATCAACAGCTGGCTTCAACAGTCAAAATTTATCCTCTTCGCCATAGTGAAACCGAACTCATTAAAGATGGCCGCAGATTTTTCCAACGCTTGTTTGCAGATATTGAGCAGGCGCAAAATCATGTGCATATGTCTGTTTTCATTATCAAAGAACCCGGAATCGGCACGCAACTGTTAGCCCTTTTGGAACGAAAAGCACGGGACGGAATAACGGTGAAACTGCTCGTCGATCGTTTTGGCAGCAGGCTCGCGCACGCCACTATCAGCCGCTTGAAAGGATCGGGCATTTCTTTCGCCTATGCTCACAAGCCTAAATTCCCGTTTATTTTTTACAGCGGAAATCGCCGCTATCACCGTAAAATCACGGTCGTTGACGGGAATATTGGCTATCTCGGCGGATTTAATGTTGGGGATGAATATGTAGGGAAAGACAAATTAGGATACTGGCGTGATTACCATGTGCGCATGGAAAAAGAAGGCGTGGCTGATTTGCAGGAAATCTTTCTGGACGACTGGGCAGAAGCAGGCGGCGCGCCCCCCGCAGATCTCATGCCTTCCAATGGCGGGCAAGGACCGGAACCTTTGCAATTACTCGCGAGCGAAGGCCTCGGTTACGCCGATCACCTCATCGATTGGTTTGACTCCGCGAAAAATTATGCAATGATTGCAAGCCCTTATTATGTGCCAGGCAAACAAATTCAAGACGCTGTCGTCAACATGGCGAAACGCGGAGTAAACGTCGATATACTCCTTCCGCAAAAAAAAGACCACCCGCTTGTCAAAGACGCGGCTTATGCTTACTTTCGGGATTTATTGCAGGCAGGCTGCAACATACATGAATACACCGCCGGTTTTTTTCACGGCAAGGCGATCATCATCGATGGCAAATTCGCGAATATCGGTTCCGCGAAGTTTGATAAACGCAGCTTTTTTTTGAACGATGAATTGGATCTCTTTTTTCATGAGCACGGAACAATGATCAGAGAAGCCGAAGCCGCCGTAAAAAAAGACATGCAAACAGCCAAAAGCGTCACGTTGCAGGATGTCGAAAATCGCACGGGCTTTGAGAATTTAAAAACGAAAGTGGCCACATGGATTTCGGAGCTTCTGTAG
- a CDS encoding TAXI family TRAP transporter solute-binding subunit produces the protein MNKVLLSKFIGLITASALIVSACGNGEDEADGDTDGEDVDDLFVTIAAGGTEGVYYQIASAMSNVYEAEGIDTSVQATGASVENINLLQSDQAELAIVMADAMEQADEGFGPFEDEGPMDNLVGISGLYPNVVQIITTEDSGIETFSDLEGMNVAIGDANSGVELNARMMFEAHDMSYDDINEDYLDYGEAIDQIRNGVIDAAFVTSGLPNPAAMDLGSTHDVTVVEVEDDGMEYLEENYDSFLEHEVPADTYDNDEDIQTAAITNLLVPNPDLTDEEVYELTRAFYENLEDIQASNVAAEDIDIENVEEGLNVPMHPGAEQYFEEEGVLSGDE, from the coding sequence ATGAATAAAGTATTGTTAAGTAAATTTATTGGGCTCATAACAGCTTCCGCCTTAATTGTAAGCGCTTGCGGAAATGGCGAAGATGAAGCCGACGGTGATACGGATGGCGAAGATGTGGATGACTTGTTCGTAACCATTGCTGCCGGTGGTACGGAAGGTGTTTATTATCAGATTGCCAGTGCCATGTCCAATGTTTATGAAGCAGAAGGGATTGATACATCTGTCCAAGCAACGGGCGCTTCAGTTGAAAATATTAACTTGTTGCAGAGTGACCAGGCGGAACTTGCCATTGTCATGGCCGATGCCATGGAGCAAGCGGATGAAGGCTTCGGTCCATTTGAAGATGAAGGGCCAATGGATAACCTCGTCGGCATCAGTGGTCTGTATCCGAACGTTGTCCAAATCATTACAACAGAAGACTCGGGCATTGAAACGTTTTCCGACCTGGAAGGGATGAATGTCGCGATCGGAGATGCCAATTCCGGTGTGGAATTAAACGCGCGCATGATGTTTGAAGCCCATGACATGAGCTATGACGACATCAATGAAGACTATTTGGATTATGGGGAAGCAATTGACCAAATCCGTAACGGCGTGATCGACGCTGCCTTCGTTACAAGCGGTCTTCCCAATCCGGCAGCCATGGATTTGGGAAGCACTCATGATGTCACCGTTGTAGAAGTCGAGGACGACGGCATGGAATATTTGGAAGAAAACTATGATTCGTTCCTTGAACATGAAGTTCCCGCCGATACGTATGATAATGACGAGGACATTCAGACAGCTGCCATTACGAACTTATTAGTTCCGAATCCCGATCTTACAGATGAAGAAGTCTACGAACTGACGCGTGCGTTCTATGAAAATCTGGAAGACATTCAAGCCTCCAATGTAGCTGCCGAAGACATAGATATTGAAAATGTCGAAGAAGGCTTAAATGTGCCTATGCACCCGGGGGCTGAACAGTATTTCGAAGAAGAAGGCGTGCTTTCCGGTGATGAATAA
- a CDS encoding DUF1850 domain-containing protein: MRGRRVRSLMFFMKKMMIVSLALALFIFVFLYYFPQQTYLTFSSQRSDEVFLQKPVEIGDEVEVSWIHSLEHTPWIETFRIDEEDQLILSETRFKSYGAGTPEDTDGTLTVEDGFMIISDLHEPFEAYNWFHSYDVDYTITINDRTTIESTALPNQTPMKMKVTREVPLLSSFFRKKG, translated from the coding sequence GTGAGGGGACGGCGTGTCCGTTCCCTCATGTTCTTTATGAAAAAAATGATGATCGTATCACTCGCGCTTGCTCTCTTTATTTTCGTTTTTTTGTACTATTTTCCACAGCAAACGTATCTTACCTTCTCTTCTCAACGTTCCGATGAAGTGTTTTTACAAAAGCCTGTAGAAATAGGGGATGAAGTGGAAGTTTCCTGGATTCACTCGCTAGAACACACGCCTTGGATCGAAACGTTTCGGATCGACGAAGAAGACCAATTGATCTTGTCCGAGACACGGTTTAAGTCTTATGGCGCGGGAACACCGGAAGATACAGATGGCACACTAACGGTCGAGGATGGCTTTATGATCATTTCGGATTTACACGAACCATTTGAAGCATACAATTGGTTCCATTCCTACGACGTGGATTACACGATCACAATTAATGACCGGACTACCATTGAAAGCACTGCCCTTCCCAATCAAACCCCTATGAAAATGAAAGTGACAAGGGAAGTGCCATTGCTATCTAGCTTTTTCCGAAAGAAAGGGTGA
- a CDS encoding TRAP transporter permease: MNQENARTDEQLDKNQEEILEKYDNESRLRSFNNRFLVILVTVIAVSMSLYHLITAFTGPPVPILVHRALHVSFVLILVFILFPPTKKARRDRLPFYDIVFAFLSIPSTIYLFVNYEDIVTRGGLPITEDIVMGTLLVVLVFEAGRRVTGAALPTLALLFIIYAMFGQDMPGIFTHRGYDWSQLAEQFYMTTEGIFGTPVGVSSTYIILFIIFGAFLLKSGMGQLFNDLALAITGKQRGGPAKVSVIASGFLGSIQGSAIANTVTTGNFTIPLMKKVGYHRNFAGAVESSASVGGQILPPVMGAAAFIMAETLGVPYTDIALIAILPALLFYFGILTQVHMRAVKDNLSGVPRDELPSIIDVLKERGHLLLPIFFLIYMLFVAGVTVIYAAAWTIIVTIVVSSFRKSTRMNIKEMIDALETGARTTVTVAVACATVGFIVGISSLTGFGINLANAIVAIGGESLFLTLLFTMVACIVLGMGMPSIPAYIITATMAAPALVELGVQPVVAHLFVFYFGIFANITPPVALAAFAAAGLSGGSPMRTGFQALKLALAGFVIPFMFVYNDALLLIDTTVMEGITVIITATIGVIMLGIAAERYFLNKLNPLFNGLMVAGGIMFLYPGMMSDVVGLAILLAILAIQFITRKRQGTPGVSTAS, from the coding sequence ATGAATCAGGAAAACGCGCGAACTGATGAACAACTAGACAAAAACCAAGAAGAAATACTTGAAAAATATGATAATGAATCCCGTCTCCGTAGCTTTAATAACCGTTTTCTCGTGATTCTTGTTACGGTTATCGCCGTGTCCATGTCACTGTATCATCTTATTACAGCGTTTACAGGGCCGCCTGTCCCAATACTCGTTCATCGTGCCTTACACGTTTCTTTTGTACTCATTCTTGTTTTCATCCTTTTTCCGCCGACAAAAAAAGCCAGAAGGGACCGTTTGCCGTTCTATGACATCGTGTTCGCGTTTCTATCGATCCCTTCCACGATCTATTTATTCGTTAACTATGAAGACATTGTCACTCGCGGCGGGTTGCCCATTACCGAAGACATCGTTATGGGGACGTTACTGGTTGTCTTGGTTTTTGAAGCCGGACGGCGTGTAACCGGTGCTGCTTTGCCGACCCTCGCTTTACTTTTTATTATATACGCGATGTTCGGCCAGGATATGCCGGGGATCTTCACACACCGGGGATATGACTGGTCACAATTAGCCGAACAATTTTACATGACGACTGAAGGCATTTTCGGTACGCCTGTCGGAGTATCTTCCACTTACATTATTCTCTTTATCATCTTTGGCGCTTTTTTATTAAAATCGGGTATGGGACAACTATTTAATGATCTCGCTTTAGCCATTACCGGCAAACAAAGAGGCGGGCCTGCAAAAGTATCGGTGATCGCCTCCGGTTTCCTCGGCAGCATCCAAGGTTCTGCAATCGCGAATACGGTTACTACCGGTAACTTTACGATTCCATTGATGAAGAAAGTCGGCTATCATCGTAACTTCGCCGGGGCGGTGGAATCTTCCGCTTCGGTCGGCGGACAAATTCTGCCCCCGGTTATGGGAGCAGCCGCTTTTATTATGGCAGAGACACTAGGCGTGCCTTACACGGATATCGCTTTAATTGCCATTTTACCGGCGTTACTCTTTTATTTTGGGATTCTCACGCAAGTGCATATGCGTGCGGTTAAAGATAATTTATCCGGAGTTCCTCGCGATGAACTGCCAAGCATTATCGACGTTTTGAAAGAACGAGGACATCTGTTGTTGCCGATTTTCTTTCTCATTTACATGCTCTTCGTTGCAGGAGTGACGGTTATTTATGCCGCAGCCTGGACCATTATCGTTACCATAGTAGTCAGCTCATTCCGAAAATCCACACGCATGAACATTAAAGAAATGATTGATGCGTTAGAAACGGGAGCACGTACAACGGTTACTGTTGCCGTTGCTTGTGCGACGGTCGGGTTTATCGTTGGTATTTCCAGTTTGACCGGATTTGGCATTAACCTGGCCAATGCGATCGTGGCCATCGGTGGCGAAAGCCTATTCCTGACTCTTCTTTTCACCATGGTGGCTTGTATTGTTCTCGGTATGGGGATGCCAAGTATTCCCGCCTATATCATTACGGCAACAATGGCAGCGCCTGCTCTTGTTGAACTCGGAGTTCAGCCGGTTGTTGCGCATTTGTTCGTCTTCTACTTCGGCATTTTCGCCAACATTACACCGCCTGTAGCGCTTGCGGCTTTCGCTGCAGCTGGTTTATCGGGAGGCAGCCCGATGCGGACAGGTTTCCAAGCATTGAAATTAGCGCTAGCAGGGTTTGTCATTCCGTTCATGTTTGTTTACAACGATGCACTATTATTGATTGACACGACCGTAATGGAAGGCATCACCGTCATTATAACCGCGACCATCGGGGTAATTATGCTCGGCATCGCTGCAGAGCGATATTTTCTCAACAAGCTCAATCCTCTCTTCAACGGACTAATGGTGGCCGGGGGGATTATGTTCCTCTACCCGGGCATGATGTCAGACGTTGTTGGTTTGGCCATTCTCTTAGCGATCTTAGCTATTCAGTTCATTACACGAAAACGGCAAGGAACCCCTGGCGTTTCAACCGCTTCTTAG
- a CDS encoding IS110 family transposase, with translation MGLKIVYPICCGIDVHKTFVVACIASTDNGVTTYKRHRFSTYTKGLRELSQWLCENNCKDVCMESTGKYWIPVFNMLEDSCNITVAHPKYVKAIQGKKTDKKDAKWMADLFKHDLVPGSFMPPSDIRHLRDLMRYRTKLTNMIASEKNRLQNSLSVSNIQLGSVVSDTLGKSSMNIIQKLLQDPENPHLDIPSLIHGSMKDKIPELELAVDGFITPEQVGKIRVILNHYKSLKHCKDELEQLILSLAEPYTEEINLLLTVPSIKSIFTAIGIISEIGVNMDEFPSAKHVCSWAGLTPTNNESAGKKKSVKISRAGVYIKPLLVQCANGVAKSDKHPEIRNRYLSIKKRRGHKRAIIAIARMLLTAIYHILKKKEPYNPELYKTSEVLPASRELTVEQAIALAKSQGFKIKEQPAT, from the coding sequence ATGGGGTTAAAAATCGTTTATCCAATCTGTTGTGGCATTGACGTTCACAAAACTTTTGTTGTTGCCTGTATTGCTTCCACCGACAACGGTGTCACAACTTACAAACGCCATCGCTTTTCAACCTATACCAAAGGGTTGAGAGAGCTGTCACAGTGGCTTTGTGAAAACAATTGCAAGGATGTTTGCATGGAATCTACCGGGAAGTACTGGATACCCGTGTTCAATATGTTGGAAGATTCCTGCAATATCACAGTCGCACATCCGAAATACGTCAAGGCGATCCAAGGGAAAAAGACAGATAAGAAAGATGCTAAATGGATGGCCGATTTATTTAAACATGATCTTGTGCCAGGGAGCTTTATGCCACCGTCAGATATCAGACACCTTCGGGATCTGATGCGTTATCGTACCAAATTGACAAATATGATCGCCAGTGAAAAAAATCGGCTACAAAACAGCTTATCCGTCTCCAATATTCAACTGGGATCCGTTGTTTCGGATACACTTGGAAAAAGCTCCATGAATATCATTCAAAAGCTATTGCAAGATCCTGAAAATCCTCATTTGGATATTCCGTCGCTTATTCACGGATCCATGAAGGATAAAATTCCTGAGTTGGAACTTGCCGTTGATGGGTTTATTACCCCCGAACAAGTCGGAAAGATCAGGGTCATTTTGAACCATTACAAGTCCCTTAAGCATTGTAAAGACGAACTTGAACAATTAATCCTTTCTCTTGCCGAGCCCTACACAGAAGAAATCAATTTGCTTTTAACGGTTCCGTCCATCAAAAGCATCTTTACGGCGATCGGGATCATCTCCGAAATCGGCGTCAATATGGACGAGTTCCCATCAGCAAAACATGTCTGTTCCTGGGCAGGGTTAACACCTACGAATAACGAAAGTGCCGGCAAGAAAAAGTCAGTAAAGATTTCAAGAGCAGGGGTATACATCAAACCCCTTTTGGTACAGTGTGCCAACGGTGTTGCCAAAAGCGATAAACATCCTGAAATCCGAAACCGCTATTTAAGCATCAAAAAGCGCCGCGGTCACAAACGTGCCATTATCGCTATCGCACGAATGCTGTTAACAGCAATTTACCACATTTTGAAGAAAAAAGAACCTTACAATCCCGAGCTGTATAAAACATCCGAGGTTCTTCCAGCAAGTCGTGAGCTCACCGTGGAGCAAGCAATAGCGTTAGCAAAATCACAAGGTTTTAAAATCAAGGAACAACCAGCCACTTAA
- a CDS encoding pyridoxamine 5'-phosphate oxidase family protein: MSNNELKERIAEVLKLNRIGVLSTIKDNRPYARYMTFHHEGFTLFTPTAEDTHKVEDIEENPRVHILLGYEERERGEAFVEVEAEAEIATNPDDRKKAWSEKVAEKYSGPEDERFIVLICRPSVIRYRDDDAPETAEEIRL; this comes from the coding sequence GTGTCAAACAATGAATTGAAAGAACGCATCGCCGAGGTGTTGAAACTAAATCGGATCGGTGTATTGTCCACGATAAAAGATAACCGCCCTTACGCTCGCTATATGACGTTTCACCACGAAGGGTTCACGCTTTTTACCCCCACGGCTGAAGACACACACAAAGTGGAGGATATTGAAGAAAACCCGCGGGTGCATATTCTGTTAGGTTATGAAGAACGTGAGCGGGGGGAAGCGTTTGTAGAAGTGGAAGCAGAAGCGGAAATCGCGACAAATCCGGATGATCGCAAGAAAGCTTGGTCTGAAAAAGTGGCGGAAAAATACAGCGGCCCCGAGGATGAACGTTTTATCGTGCTCATTTGCCGCCCGTCTGTTATCCGTTATCGCGACGATGATGCGCCGGAGACTGCTGAAGAAATACGCTTGTAA
- a CDS encoding S66 peptidase family protein, with protein sequence MKKIKTHALQPRDTLGLAMPSSPVNKEILNQATAAIEELGFSVQFARDFENDNPNFLAGSVSSRVGELHTLFVDPEVDGILCLRGGYGSAALLPYLDYALIAKHAKLLIGYSDISALHLALQQKAKMMTFHGPMATKLIDAPAFTVDHFMQSLTGERWSQRLQNPTHEPIKTLVHGVAGGILTGGNLSVIAGLMGTPFEIDTRGKILFLEDVGEEPYKMDRALTQLALAGKLQDAAGFILGTCKNCASKDYPKGDHVLAVCERILAPYGKPTVYNVQAGHGPYQLTLPLGAYVHINATHQQIDVLESAVI encoded by the coding sequence TTGAAAAAAATTAAAACCCATGCACTCCAACCCAGAGACACCTTGGGGTTGGCAATGCCCTCAAGCCCCGTGAATAAGGAAATCTTGAATCAAGCGACAGCAGCCATCGAGGAGCTTGGGTTTTCTGTTCAATTCGCCCGCGATTTTGAAAATGATAACCCCAACTTTCTGGCCGGCAGTGTTAGTAGTCGTGTGGGGGAATTGCACACGTTGTTCGTAGACCCGGAAGTCGACGGCATCCTTTGCTTGCGTGGCGGGTATGGCAGTGCCGCCCTGCTTCCCTATCTGGATTATGCCTTAATTGCCAAGCACGCAAAATTACTGATAGGTTACAGCGATATCAGTGCATTGCACCTTGCCCTTCAGCAAAAAGCAAAAATGATGACGTTTCATGGTCCAATGGCTACCAAGCTGATCGATGCCCCCGCTTTTACGGTTGATCATTTCATGCAAAGCTTGACAGGCGAGCGCTGGTCGCAACGGTTGCAAAACCCTACCCATGAGCCAATCAAAACACTTGTCCACGGTGTAGCGGGCGGTATTCTAACAGGAGGGAATTTATCCGTTATTGCCGGTTTGATGGGAACTCCATTCGAAATCGATACGCGCGGAAAAATTCTTTTCCTCGAAGACGTAGGCGAGGAGCCTTATAAAATGGACCGAGCACTGACTCAATTGGCATTGGCGGGAAAATTGCAAGATGCAGCGGGCTTTATACTCGGCACGTGTAAAAATTGTGCATCAAAAGATTACCCGAAAGGAGATCACGTCCTTGCCGTTTGTGAACGAATCCTCGCCCCCTACGGAAAACCAACCGTCTACAATGTGCAAGCCGGACACGGGCCTTATCAACTGACGCTTCCGCTCGGCGCTTATGTACACATCAACGCGACACATCAACAGATCGATGTTCTTGAAAGCGCGGTGATTTAA
- a CDS encoding M20 metallopeptidase family protein, producing MIRKEAEQLMPWLSGIRRDFHMYPELGMEEYRTMDKITGYLQELNIPYEKNIANTGVVGMIEGNNPDGKTVALRADMDALPIHEENDVPYRSKHKGKMHACGHDAHMTILLGAACILASARARLPGNVKLLFQPAEETVGGAAPMIKEGVLENPDVDAVLGLHVAPELPVGSVGVKYGQMNASSDALALTVHGEGAHAAYPAGGKDAIVIAAQIISALQTVVSRNVDARESAVVTFGTISGGTQPNIIADRVHLQGTMRTLDPKIRTGALDRIQETVKYVAKGLGGSAELAIEPGYTALINNDKMIDLVKGVGIDLLGEKKVTIIPKPSLGVEDFSFFAAEVPGAFYRLGVRNEEKGIIHGGHTPRFDIDERALAVGAAMQAGNVWRFFRQQG from the coding sequence ATGATTAGAAAAGAGGCTGAACAGTTAATGCCCTGGCTTTCCGGGATTCGGCGTGATTTTCATATGTACCCCGAACTAGGAATGGAAGAATATCGCACCATGGATAAAATCACCGGGTATTTACAAGAGCTTAACATTCCTTATGAAAAGAACATTGCCAACACCGGTGTTGTAGGGATGATCGAAGGCAACAATCCTGACGGGAAAACGGTTGCGCTCCGGGCAGATATGGATGCGCTTCCCATTCACGAAGAAAATGATGTCCCCTATCGCTCGAAACACAAAGGCAAAATGCATGCTTGCGGGCATGATGCCCATATGACGATTTTACTCGGTGCGGCCTGTATACTCGCGTCCGCTCGTGCTCGGCTACCCGGAAACGTTAAGTTGCTTTTCCAACCCGCCGAAGAAACCGTTGGCGGTGCCGCGCCCATGATTAAAGAAGGTGTACTTGAAAATCCCGACGTTGATGCGGTGCTCGGCTTGCACGTCGCTCCCGAGTTGCCGGTCGGAAGCGTCGGTGTCAAATACGGGCAAATGAACGCATCGTCAGACGCGCTCGCGCTTACCGTACATGGAGAAGGGGCCCATGCCGCTTACCCTGCCGGCGGAAAGGATGCCATCGTCATCGCCGCCCAAATCATTTCCGCCCTGCAAACCGTCGTGAGCCGCAACGTCGATGCCCGTGAAAGTGCGGTCGTTACGTTTGGCACAATATCCGGCGGCACACAGCCTAATATCATTGCGGACCGCGTTCACCTTCAAGGAACCATGCGGACATTGGATCCGAAGATTCGTACGGGCGCACTCGATCGTATCCAAGAAACGGTGAAGTATGTGGCAAAAGGATTGGGCGGCAGCGCTGAGCTCGCCATCGAGCCGGGTTACACAGCGCTCATTAATAACGATAAAATGATCGATCTCGTCAAAGGGGTGGGTATTGATCTTCTTGGGGAGAAAAAAGTGACAATCATCCCGAAACCGAGCCTCGGCGTTGAAGACTTTTCTTTTTTCGCCGCGGAGGTGCCCGGCGCATTTTACCGATTGGGTGTCCGCAATGAAGAAAAAGGAATCATTCATGGCGGGCACACACCGCGCTTTGACATCGACGAACGGGCATTGGCGGTAGGCGCGGCGATGCAAGCGGGAAATGTATGGCGGTTTTTTCGGCAACAGGGGTGA
- a CDS encoding ABC transporter ATP-binding protein — MLIDIENVTLKRDKYILKDVNWQVRPGEHWAMLGMNGAGKTALLNVICGYVFPTKGTVRVLGEEFGRYPWQELRKKIGWVSFSFSEKMHDQLQNIGLEVVLSGKFASIGLHEYPTDEEMAQAKKIMRDLGVGYLEKQPYAHMSQGEKQRMLIGRALMAEPDILLLDEPCNGLDFFAKAQLLHTVEQLAERRETTIIYVTHQVDEILPVFEKTLLIREGEVFDAGKTDHLLTSEKLSDFCRAPIHIHQKNGRYALEIEEENVK, encoded by the coding sequence ATGCTCATAGACATTGAAAACGTAACGTTGAAAAGAGATAAATACATCCTTAAAGATGTAAATTGGCAAGTTCGCCCCGGGGAGCATTGGGCGATGCTCGGGATGAATGGCGCCGGCAAAACAGCGCTGTTAAACGTGATTTGCGGATACGTATTCCCGACAAAAGGTACTGTCCGTGTACTCGGGGAAGAATTCGGCCGTTACCCATGGCAGGAACTCCGCAAAAAGATCGGTTGGGTCAGTTTTTCTTTTTCCGAAAAAATGCATGATCAACTGCAAAATATCGGCTTGGAAGTCGTGTTGAGCGGCAAATTCGCTTCGATTGGCTTGCACGAGTATCCGACAGATGAGGAGATGGCTCAGGCAAAGAAAATCATGCGTGATTTGGGGGTAGGCTATCTGGAAAAACAACCGTATGCCCACATGTCACAAGGGGAAAAACAACGGATGCTTATCGGACGCGCGCTCATGGCCGAACCAGACATCCTGTTGTTGGATGAACCGTGTAACGGATTGGACTTCTTTGCGAAAGCCCAGTTGTTGCATACGGTTGAACAGCTTGCGGAACGCCGGGAAACGACGATTATTTATGTCACGCATCAAGTCGATGAAATTTTGCCGGTGTTCGAGAAAACGCTACTCATCCGGGAAGGCGAAGTATTCGACGCGGGAAAAACCGACCACCTTTTGACGTCAGAAAAGCTTTCCGACTTCTGCCGGGCACCGATCCACATTCATCAAAAAAACGGCCGTTATGCGTTGGAAATTGAAGAAGAAAATGTTAAATAA